The DNA segment GAACAGCATGAATCCGGTGGAGATGCTCTGCTTTATAGGTACCCGGGGAATGGGTGCCTTGGAGTTCGAACCACCTGTTTGGAAAGCGAGAAAAAGAACCTTTTCCGTTGAGATCGAAGCGTTGGTAGATGTTGCAAAAAACATGCTTTCCAAAAAAGAAGCTTTTGCTACCAACCTGGATGCGGATGCAAATAAGGCAGTATCGGAACTTCTTCGGATCGGAACTTCAGCCGGCGGCGCAAGGCCGAAGGCCGTGATTGCTTACAACGAAAAAACCGGAGAAGTACGATCCGGCCAGACAAATGCCCCCAAAGGGTTCGAACATTGGCTCTTAAAGCTGGACGGAGTAAGTGACGTGCAACTGGGAACCTCTCACGGATACGGCAGGGTCGAAATGGCATACTATAATATGGCCCTTGCCTGCGGTATAATCATGATGCCATCCCGATTGCTGGAAGAAAACGAAAGAGCACACTTTATGACCAAGCGCTTCGACCGGGAAGGCGGATCAACGAAGCATCACATTCAGACATTCAGTGCATTAAAGCATTTCGACTACAACTCGGTCATGAGTTTCAGCTATGAACAACTTTTTCAAACCATGCGCGAACTGAAACTACCATATCCCGATGCAGAGCAGATGTTCAGGAGAATGGTGTTCAATGTGGCTGCCCGAAACTGCGATGACCACACCAAAAACTTTTCGTTCCGGTTGAAGCAAAACGCCAGATGGGAACTGGCACCAGCTTATGATGTTTGCCATGCCTATCAGCCCAATCACCGTTGGGTCAGTCAGCATGCTTTGAGCATCAACGGAAAACGGACGAACATCACGAAAAAAGACCTTTTAACCATCGCAAAATCCATAAATGTCAAAACAGCTGTAGAAATCATTGACGAAATCGATGCAGCGGTAGCACAATGGAAAAAATATGCCGATGAGGTAGCGGTTCCGCACAGCTTACGGGACCAGATCGCCAAAACCCTTATTCATGTGAGATAATGCTTTCAGGGTTCCCCTACCGATCATCACAATTCTTACGATCAGATTTTCGGTTTACGGATAGACGGTTCAAAAGCCATGAATATTGCCTGTTCCCCCCCCCTTCTTCATACCCTTCATAGTTCTCTGCAACATCAAAATATTTAACAGCGTTAACCTCAACAAAAAAAAGAACAGTGAAATATCACAGTATAATTTGCTCATCACAAAATTAACATGTAACTTTTTAAAACAATAAGCCACTCCATCTTTTAAGGTTAAGGTAAAATTCCCGAATGCCGACCGCCTGCATGAGAGGCTTTATGGTTCCACACACCGTAATCATCAGCCGCATCAACCCTTTATAAAAGGCTTATCATGAATGCTCATGGATTTTTTTCAAAGCTGTTTGACTTCACCTTCAAAGAGTTTATTACCCTACAGATTGTCAAGTACTTGTATATCATCGGTCTGGTCTTTGCAGGCATATCAGCTTTGGGTTTTGCCGGTGCAGGAATCTCGGATCTCCGATATGATGTTATAGCAGGGCTTGTCAAGATATTACTGTCTCCTTTTGCATTTGCTCTCACGGCAATACTTATCCGCCTTGTGCTCGAAGCACTGGTTGCGACATTTCGTATAGCCGAGAACACGACAAAAATTGTTGAAAACCAGGAGAATAAAGGGCTCTGATAGAAAATTGTTCAATAAAGCTTTGCCTCAGGAAAGTCCGGCACAGAAGATGATATCTGTCTTGACGGATTGCGGTTGACCCGGCCTCCAAAACCAGGGCCATTCTTTATAATGACAAGAACTTAACCCCCTCGCCACAAAACATTACTCACCGATGCTTGTATTCGCCACCTTTTGTTACCGGTTCAATAGAAATTGATGCCGGTTCAAACCAACTCCATGGCATTACTATTGTATCAACCCCTGAAACCCTCTCCCCTCTTCATGGTTCAACAGGCATCGCTTGATTGAAGCACCTTGTCTTTGTGCTGAACATCCAGAACCCGGACAATCTCCTGATTAGTAACCACCCGAATCACAAAAATCATTCTGTCACCTGAAACGAGCCCCGATCAACCACCATGGAGGGAAAACGGAATATTGCTTCATGAGATCGACATTTCGTGGCACTCCTGCGCAAGAAGCATATTATCCTTATAGAAAGGCCCTATGAGATGATAGCCCCACTCAAGCATCTCGAAACAAATTCGTTTCAAAGTGGTTTCATACAGTCTTCTTACGAGATCGAGTATGCCTAACAAGGAATTGCAGTCACACAGAAAAAAGGGAGGAGTGAGTTACTCCCCATTATTAGGACAGTTTTTTCGATAAACTAAGTTTGTTTAGGCTGCCTCCGAAGCCTGTTGTTTTTTATCATGGTAGACACTTTGAGGTACTTCTCCGTTTAATGATCGGTGCCGACGCTCTGTATTGTATTCATAGAACCAGTGGTTCAAGCCCTGATACAACTCCAGACCATCAGATGGCGGATTGAGATACAGGTATTCATGCTTGAGACTGCGCCAGAGCCGCTCGATGAAAACGTTATCAATAGCTCGACCTTTGCCATCCATGGAAAGCTTCGCCCCAACTTTGTCGATTACCGTTCTGGTGAATACCTCACTGGTGAACTGACTACCCTGATCGGTATTGAGTATTTCCGGCTTTCCGTGCACTCGGACAGCTTCACGGAAGACATCGGCGCACCAGGCAGCATCCATCGTGTTCGAGACCGACCAGTTGAGCACATACCTGCTTTTCAGATCAATAATGGCCATCAGGTACAGGAAGCCGTTCTTCATCGGCACATAGGTCAGATCGGTTGCCCAGACCTGATTACTGTTTGTGATCGGCAAGTTCTTGAGCAGATACGGATACACTCTATGCCCTGGTGCTGGTTTTGAGGTATTCGGCTTTGGCCCGATTGCTTCAAGTCCCATCAGCCGGTACAGGCGTCTGATACGCTTGATATTGACTTTGTAGCCTTTGTCCTTTACCAGCCACTCCCATATACGGTAGATGCCGTAGTAGGGTTTGTTCAGGTACTGCTCATCAATCAGACGCATCAATACCTGGTTCAGCTTTGTTGTCTTTTTCGGTTGATAGTACAAGCCTGAGCGGTGGATTGACAGCAAGTGACACTGGCAGCTAATGCTGAGTGTTTGATGTTCTTTCTCAACCATGGTGCATCGTTCTTGAACGGTTTTCAGCTCAACAACTTTTTTTTGAGAAAATCGTTTTCGATCTGTAACTGACCGATTTTTTGATAGAGCTGCGTTGCATCCTCTTCGCTTTGCTGCTGTTCCGGCTTACCAGAACGCTCAAACACTTCGGCAGCACGGTCAAGAAACTCACGTTTCCACTGTGCAATCTGGTTGGGGTGGATTTCATATTTCTGGGCAAGCTCGCTTGCAGTTAATCGCTCACTCAAGGCTTCAAGAACCACTTTGGTCTTGAACTCCGCACTGAATTTTCGTCTGCTTCGTTTCATAGTGACAGCAATTTACGGGTTTTCTTGCAACTATACTTGCTGTCCTATTTTTGGGGACTATTTCAATACGGCATACGTATAACTGATATAATAGACACGAAATCTTGCCTACAAACCAACATCCGATGCACTAATTCTGTAAGTGTGCACTATGTTATTCAGGGTAGTTTAGAATTTCTGTAATACAGTTAATAAATAATGTTATACGCTTAGGACAAAACAAAACATGAAATACAATCTTGACGGAAAAATTTTCCAATCAATCGAAAATACAGAAAATGGAGAAGTAAGCTCTGAAACCCTTTTTCACTATCATCAAGATGACAATATCATTTCTGCAGATTATTCTGGAGGAAGCATCATAAAAGGACACTTGTTGGGGAAAATGTCGGAAGATGGCACTCTGGAATTTACTTATCATCACATTAATCTTGAGGGGAATTTAATGCTTGGTAAGTGCACATCCGTTCCGACTTTATTACCAGATGGAAGATTAAAGTTATCAGAACAATGGCAATGGCTATCTGGGGACAAATCAATGGGAAAATCACAAATTATCGAAATTGACAGCGTATAACAAGGCTAATTCAGCCGACGCAAAAGATCGCGCAGCTGATTAGCAGCGTCAAGCACCCTATTTTAAAACTGCTGGTGTTTTATACTCAAGCCACTCAAACTTGCAAATCCTGCTCCTTGGCGAAGGCTCCCCCTTGGCTTTACTAAGAATATTCCATACTGAATGTGGATTCAGATTACAAACCACGGTTTTGGAGAGATACAGAAAGTTATGGCAGAGCCAATTCCTTACCCCTGTTGAGGTTTCAAACAGAAAACCGTTGTACTTCAAACGCCGGAACACCTCGACAAGTCGGTTTTGATTGCTAAGAAAGATGATTTTTCTGTCGATTGATCCTCCCTGAAGCAACCTTTTAAGGTCACTATAATCGCCAGCATCGAAGAATTTGCAGAGTTCTCGATAGAGTTCATCAAATTGATCTTGATCGAGAAGAATCCTGAGAACAGGGATGTTCTCCAACTCTTGATACGATCTTTTTGATCGTCCGTTCAACCGACCCCTTTGTTGTACAACATTTAGTAGTTCAGCGTATTCAGAATACCGGCTCTTTATCTTCCCGAGGAATGCTTTATCAGCCCTTCCGTAACGAGACCTGATTTCACCAAAAAGATAGTGTAACGCACGTGTGAGCGTTACAAAAACGCCCTGCAGGGTTTCATACCCTTCAGCCTGTTCATCGATGAATTCAGCGTTGTAGAGTTCCGAGGATCAGTATAGGTCAATCTCATTGCGTTGCCCTCCGGGGTAAGGGGCTAAATTTCCGCGTCGCATATACGTTGCAGAAATTGGCAAAAAATCGATCAATAACGATAAAAACCGGTTACCTGGGGTGTAGGTGAGAGTAGCCCTAAGCTGTTGATAATCAATGTTTAAAGGCTTTGTGGGTGATAGAGGAGTCGAACCTCTGACCTCTACCATGTATATTGGGACACACCAGAATAAGACAATATTTAATAATAATTTAGAGCACCGCCGCGATTTTTCGTGTAACAGTCGCGTAACAAAAATTTTACCAAAAACGATGAATAACAATCAACAACAAGCACGAACATTTCTCTGGCTATTCATGGCTTTTCTGCCATGAATCAGGTGCTATCCAAATATCCACAAACCTCTTTTTTACACCGATTGCCTCCACAACTGGAGCCAGAAATACCTGTAACTGCTGCACAACCTCGTCGAACATCTCAGGAACAGATTCATTCGGAAGCCGTTTCCTGAATGCCTTCCATTGCACTTGTTTTGCAGCAATGAAATCACTCGAAAAAGCAACCACAGGCAGAACAAGCTCTGTTCTGCGCTGTTCCAGCGTCTGCCTCATGGCGTCACAAAGACTCTTTCCTTGAAAATCATACTGCCTGGAAAGCATCCAGATATCGTAAAAGTCCTTCATTCTGCTGTTCAGGACACCATGTTTGATCATTGCCTCGAACTTTTCAGCTATTACACTTTCCCTGGTGTAACAATACAGCTCTGCTTCAGGAAAATCCAATAGAGAAGGTAATCTCTGTCTTGATGGATCGGGATAGACCCGGTCTCCAAAACCAAGATCAATCTGTATGATGATACGAGCTGCATCCAGCTCACCCCGAAACTTCACTCTCTGACCCTTATTTTCTGCACCTTCTGTTATCGGTTCAACGGAAATTGAGGCCGGGTCAAAATCAATGCCATCGTCACAATGCTCAGCGAGAATCTGCCTGATAACCCCCTGAATACTTTGTTCATCATTGCTGAGACGACCAAGCATATCTATGTCCATAGTCGGTCTTGCCAATGGCGTCTGCCATACCCTGAGCAGAAGAGCGCCTTTGAGAACAAACTGATCTGCGTAGGGAGAAACGGACAATCGATACAGAAACCGTTCCATGGCATAATATTGCATCAACTCCTGAAGCCCTCTCTTCTCTTCACGGGCTTTGTTCAACAGACGCCGCCTGACGGAAGCACCAATATTCCTGATTGGTTTTGCGGTCATAGCGTCGCTTCCAGGTAAGGCCTTATGACTGATGCTACTCGACACGTCTTTGCATGATCCATAAGGGCATTGAGGTCTTTCTGTTTTCTTTGCTGATAGAGTTTCAGCGATTCAAGTACTACATCCATACCGATGGTATTGCGAAATTTGAAACAATCCGCAAGGGTCTTTTCGGGACTGTAGATCCTCACCGGAACGCCATCAAGCATATGGGTTTCAATACCTGCAGAAAAGCATTCAAAGGAAAAGCGAAAAACAGTAACCGGCGGGAAATCAATTCTTGGTTGTTCGGCACCTTTTTCGAGTGCAATGGAAACTGCATGAGGAACCTGGGTGGTCATCTCATGAAATGAAAGGGCTGAAACAAGGCAGACTACACCTTTTGGCACTCTTATGGCAACTGTAACAAGATCAGGATGTTCAAGCGGCTTGCTGTCTCTGAGCTTATAAACACCTCGTGAAAGCTGCTCAAGTTCCCCACTATCTTTAAGCTGATAAAGGGTTCTGGGATGGATTCCCAGCCTTATCGCCTCCTGAGTACGGATTATCCCCCCCTGTTCCAGGATAATTCTTTTTGCCTTATCCGCAATTGTTGTTTTCTGAATCATACGAAAAAGGATATTTATACCATTCGATCCACACAAGTATAGTTATTATTATCCTTCCACACAAACCGACCAATACAGCTAATTTTTCCAATGGTAGGTGGTTCAGTTTGAAATGATCAAGTCCATCAAAACGGATCCTAAAATTCGATCATTTTTTTGAGGGATTGAAGAGGAGGGCAGAGCAGAGATATTTTCGATATCTCGGCAGGAATCGGGTATTCTGCGAATACAAATATTCAGACAGGAACAGAATAACGCAGCTTACCTGCTGATCATGGTTTCAAGCATCTTGCGCAATTCAACCATAGAAATCCTGTTATTATCAGCTATGGCCTTTAGCGTCATGCTCGGTTCCGCCTCGACACTTTTCTGGCGGAGAGCAAGTTGTAGCGAAACTGCTGCAATATCTGCTTCGTCTGCGACTTGCTGCAGGGTCTTTCTCCCCAGCCCTTCTGCAGGAAGTGTGTGTTTTCCGCTTTCAGCAGGAGCGATATGCTGATAGAGCTTTTCGGCAGTCGTGTTGTTTCTTACGGCAATTTCCGCAAGGGTTTCGTCAACCGATGTGACGCTGAAGCCTGCCTGTATGAGTTTTGTCCTCAGCAACTCCGCATCTCCTCCAAGACCCGGCTGACGGGCAAGCTCGACAAGCGTCATGGTTTCGGCATGAGGGACCGGTGGCTGTTTGTCCCGTTGTTCCCAGGAGTCTGAAACGCGGTTTCCGAAATCGATAATTGCCGAAAAAGGCTGGATGGCATAATAGGTTCCCACTCCGAACAAAAGGAAAAGGATGACGCTTGTGAACAGTTCTCTCGGGCTTTTCAGCCCCTCAGTCGTCTTTGCTTTCAGATAAGAAAGAAAAGCCTTCCAATTAATGAAAAAGAGATGAAATATTGAAAGAATGGCAAAGGCAAAACCAAAAACAGCATGCTGGTTTTGCCATCCCGTTTTCGTGAGTCCAAGCATTCGCCAGTCGGTCCAGTTCGCCACCCTGCCGGGTGGGGCAATATAGAGGATCACACCTGAAACAAGGAGCATAAAAAACGCTAGAACAAGCCCGAAACTGATGAATTTCCTCCAACTGAACGATTTTTTCACGTTAACCTCTCTATTACTGGTTTATTTGCTGCCTCATGCCGCCGCCGGCCCCCCTACCTCGTCTCATTGCAGGATCATACTGATCCCAGACCCATTCGGCTACAGCATTCAGTTCCTCATCGCTCAGCGGGATTGCAGGCATGAGCCCATAACGCGATATCGCCTGCACAGCGGCAGCTTTGTTGTGGTCAGGTTTTTTCAGAAATGCCGCCATATTGGCAACACCCTCCTCCTTTGTCGAGAATTTCAGATGATATAAATTGGCCAACCGCACGACCGGTGGTGCCGATTTCGGTGGAGGATTGACGGAATGGCAAACACTGCAGTTCTTGTTAAATACCTCTTCGCCATCAGGTGTTTGCGCTATTCCCTCTGATAGAGCAAGACCTGATACTACCGCCGTCAGGATACAAAAATATAGAACCTTTTTCATGATCGATCTCCCGCTTAATATTGTAACAGAATTGAAAAAATAGGAGTCAACGCAAATAAATGATCGCATAAAATAATTTAAGCATTTTTCAAGATGATTCTTTTACCACCTTTCCTGGAGCATCATTCTTTTCACTGCCTGAAGAATCACATAAACGGCCGATTTTCCGATTTTCATTTGTCGGGCTATCTCGGCAGCTCCGAAGCCTTGTTGTCGTTGAGCAAGCTTTTTTTCGATCAGTAGACCACCTACTGTTTCTCTGATTTTCTTTTCGACCGGGCACCACCCGTCTTTCCTTGTCATGCTGCATTCTACCCTACTGTATGCGACCCTGGTTTAACCTTGAAATACACGTGGCAAAAGTTGTTCAACATATTTCCCTTGATGTCGCCGTTACCGATCGGTTAATCCTATAAACTGAGATCGTGAGCTCGCCCTAACGCACAATTTCAGGAGAGCTTAGAGGTTTGAAATCAAATGCCTTATGCAAAGGAACCCACACCTTGATAATGTCAAGGTAACAGTTGTTTATGCAGCAATCGCACATAACTTTTATTAGTAATGACTTACTTGCAATTTATGAACGGGACAGCAGATTTTCGTGTAACAATGGTGTAACAAAAACAGCAAAAATAATACCTCAAAAAGCATTATTTACGTAGAATTGGAAGATTTTAACAGGCAAGAGAAAAGTCTGTAAGTCATTTACTTACAGACTTTTATGCGGGTGGGTGATAGAGGAGTCGAACCTCTGACCTCTACCATGTCAAGGTAGCGCTCTAACCAACTGAGCTAATCACCCGAAGGGCAAATAATATATCATTTCATCCGTGAAATGCAAAGCTACAACTGCCGAAATCAGGCGATTTTTTTCTTTTTGCCGTCTTCGAAATAAAATTCAGGCTCACCTTCTCCTGTAATCACCGCTTCGGTAATCACGCACTTCTGCACACCGTTCATCGATGGCAGCTCGAACATGATGTCGATCATGATGCCTTCCAATACGGAACGCAAGGCTCTCGCACCGGTTCCTCTTTCTATGGCTATTTCCACGACCTTGTCAAGCGCATTATCTTCAAAAACCAGTTCACACTCCTCCATTTCAAACAGCTTTCTGTACTGCTTGACAAGCGCATTTTTCGGCTCGACAAGTATGTTGCGCAGTGCTTTTTCGTCAAGTGGGTCGAGTGTGGAAATAACAGGCAGACGACCGATGAATTCAGGTATCAGGCCATATTCATGCAGATCGTCCTGGGATACTTCCTTAAGAATTTCAGGATCGGATTCAAGCTGCTGTGCCTTGACTTTCGTTCCAAACCCGATAGAAGCTTTTGCAACCCTGCGGCCAATGATCTTGTCAAGGCCTTCAAAGGCGCCGCCGCAGATAAAAAGAATATTTTTCGTATTCACATTGATAAGCTGCTGCTCGGGATGTTTTCTGCCGCCTCTCGGTGGTACCCCGACAACCGCTCCTTCGAGAATTTTCAACAGTGCCTGCTGCACGCCTTCCCCGGATACATCACGGGTGATGGAAACATTGGCTGATTTCCGGGCAATCTTGTCAATCTCATCGACATAGATAATACCCTTTTCAGCTCTTTCAAGGTTGAAATCGGACGCCTGCAGCAAACGGGCAAGAATCGTTTCGACATCGTCTCCAACATAGCCCGCTTCCGTCAGGGATGTTGCATCAACGATGGTAAATGGAACCTCGAGAAGGTTTGCCAGCGTTTGGGCAAGCAGAGTTTTTCCGGTTCCTGTTGGACCTATAAGTAGAATATTGCTTTTCTCAATCACTACATCATCGTCCTCATGCACCCATTCCTGCGACTCGATCCGCTTGTAGTGGTTATACACCGCCACAGCCAGTGATTTCCTGGCTCTTTCCTGGCCGATAACATACTGGCCGAGAGATTCCATAATGGATTTCGGAGAAATCAGACGTGGCTGAAAAGGCTGATTGCCTGCTGGTGCAGACGGTTTTATCGCGCTGATCTCCTTACGAAGGATTTCTACGGAACTCATGATGCATCGGTCGCAGATAAATGCATTGGGACCTGCAACCATGCTGTTCACCTCATCACTCCCTCTTCCACAGAAAGAGCACACCACGACGTCATTTCCGCCACCACCTGGCTTTCTTTTTCCTTTCATCCCGTCATTTTCCTTTGACATAGTAAGTCCTCCCCTTAAAAACCCATCCTTGCCAGACTGTCAAGAACGTGCTGTATTACAATCGATAGTTTGGGATGGTCTTCTTCAAAATGATCAAGAGCATTGCCCAAACGCTCTGTCAATCCATCCTGCTCATCTTCTATAACCACCTCTTCATGAACGAGTCTGCCGATATCCTTTTTAAGATCGGTCAGCACCTCTCCGGTGCGCTCATCAACCGTTTCGGTTTGTTCGAGCTCTTCGTGCAACTGCACGAGCAACTCCTGTAATCTCTGCTTTTCCATGCAAAAAAAAGTTATGGTCAAGGAAGGTTTGTACACCCCATCAGGTAACGATCACACTCCCGAGCTGCAGCGCGGCCTTCATTGATTGCCCATACAATCAGACTCTGGCCTCTGCGTGCGTCACCGGCAGCAAAAACTTTTACCATACTGGTTCTGAAGTCCCCATACTCAGCTTTTATATTGGAACGTTCTCCCTGCTCAACTTTCAACTGTTGTAATAACCCCTCTTCCGGCCCTAAAAATCCCATGGCAAGAAGAATCATATCCGCAGGGATAGTTTCTTCGGTTCCGAAAACAGGTTCGGGTATCCAACGCTCCTCTTTTTTCACCCATTCAACCTGACAGACTTCGATCCCGGTCAAATGCCCGTTAGTATCACCAAGAAGTTTTTGAGTCATGACGCTGTAACGGCGAGGATCGTCCCCTTGAACGGCTGCAGCTTCTTCCTGCCCGTAATCAACCTTGATGGTTTTAGGCCATTCGGGCCAAGGGTTATCCGGCTGGCGCTCCAGTGGTGGTTCGGGCATAATCTCGAGCTGTACAACACTTTTACATCCCTGACGGATCGACGTGGCAACACAGTCGGTTCCGGTATCACCCCCACCTATGACAACAACAGCTTTATCCTTTGCATTTATCTTCGGTTCATCGCCGTCCAGCACAGCTTTCGTGCTTGAACGAAGGTAATCCATAGCAAAATACACACCTTTATTGCCTCGGCCTTCAACATCGAGGTCTCTCGGCTTTGTCGCTCCAGTACAGAGAACAACCGCATCAAACTCTTCGAGCAGCTTTTCCGCGGAATAATCTTTTCCGACCTCAGTGTTCACAACAAAGGTAACTCCCTCTTCTTCCATGAGGTCGATACGTCGCTGAACAACACTTTCCTTATCGAGTTTCATGTTCGGGATACCGTACATGAGCAGCCCCCCGATTCTGTCGTCACGCTCAAAAACTGTGACGTTGTGTCCCGCTCTGTTCAGCTGATCTGCACAGGCAAGACCTGCAGGGCCCGAACCGACAATCGCCACGCGCTTTTCGGTCCGCTTTGCAACCTCACAAGGCTTTACCCAGCCCTGCTCAAAAGCGTGCTCGATAATGATGCACTCTATGTTCTTGATGGTCACCGGCGGCTCGATGATCCCGAGAACACATGAACCTTCACACGGTGCAGGACAAACTCGCCCGGTAAACTCAGGAAAATTATTCGTCTTCATAAGCCGCTCGAATGCTTCGCGCCAGAACCCCCTGTAGACATGATCGTTCCACTCGGGAATCAGGTTATGAATCGGACATCCCGATGTCATCCCGCTAAGCATAATACCGGTATGACAGTAAGGTGTACCACAGTCCATACAACGAGCCCCCTGCTCACGCAGAGCTTCTTCCGGCATTTCCTTGTGGAATTCTTTCCAGTCCTTTATACGCTCGAGCGGTTGCCTGTCTTCGGGGACCGCCCTCTCATATTCTAAAAATCCTTTTACTTTACCCATATACCACTTAATTCATTTAACAGGGTCCTGATGCTTTTTCTCTACCTCAGTTTCCGGAGACACGTGCCGGATCGTGAACATTCTTTTCGAATGCAGCCATTATAGCTTCATCACCGGCCATTCCTTCTTTCATGACGCTCTCCATGGCCTCCATCGCACGTTTGTAATCATGCGGATACACCTTTACAAAACGTTTTCTGGCTTCTTGCCATTCCTCGAGTATCCCTGCCGCAAGAGAGCTACCGGTATATTCATAATGCCGCTCTATCATAGCACGTAGTTTTGCTAACTCATGTTCATCGTCGATCTCATAGAGACCGACCATCTGGCAATTACAACGCTGCTCGAATGTTCCGTCTTTATCGTAGACAAATGCAGCACCGCCTGACATACCTGCCGCGAAATTCTTTCCTGTCGTGCCGAGAATAACAACCGTACCACCGGTCATATACTCACAGCAATGATCGCCGACAGCTTCGA comes from the Prosthecochloris marina genome and includes:
- a CDS encoding glutamate synthase subunit beta; protein product: MGKVKGFLEYERAVPEDRQPLERIKDWKEFHKEMPEEALREQGARCMDCGTPYCHTGIMLSGMTSGCPIHNLIPEWNDHVYRGFWREAFERLMKTNNFPEFTGRVCPAPCEGSCVLGIIEPPVTIKNIECIIIEHAFEQGWVKPCEVAKRTEKRVAIVGSGPAGLACADQLNRAGHNVTVFERDDRIGGLLMYGIPNMKLDKESVVQRRIDLMEEEGVTFVVNTEVGKDYSAEKLLEEFDAVVLCTGATKPRDLDVEGRGNKGVYFAMDYLRSSTKAVLDGDEPKINAKDKAVVVIGGGDTGTDCVATSIRQGCKSVVQLEIMPEPPLERQPDNPWPEWPKTIKVDYGQEEAAAVQGDDPRRYSVMTQKLLGDTNGHLTGIEVCQVEWVKKEERWIPEPVFGTEETIPADMILLAMGFLGPEEGLLQQLKVEQGERSNIKAEYGDFRTSMVKVFAAGDARRGQSLIVWAINEGRAAARECDRYLMGCTNLP